In the Streptomyces sp. SJL17-4 genome, GCCGCAGGCGGGGCGAAGCCCGACGCCGATCTCACCGGACTCAACCGGGCCCGTGTGCTGTTCGACGGTGAGCAGGTTCTGGTCGGGCTGCCGGGGCTGCCGGGGCTGCCGGTCGGTGGCTCCGGCTCCGGCTCCGTCGGCGGATCGGGGGCCGGGGGTGGCTCCGGTGGGGGTGGGCCGGGGGCGCCGTTGAGCCTCAACACGGCCACGGTCGAGCAGCTCGACACGCTTCCGGGCGTCGGTCCGGTGCTTGCCCGGCACATCGTCGACCATCGTGCGGAGCACGGCGGCTTCCGGTCGGTCGGGGAACTGCGGGAGGTCAACGGCATCGGTGAGCGACGGTTCGCAGAGCTGGAACGGCTGGTGCGGCCGTGAGGGCGGACGAGGCGACGGCGGATGAGCGGGGAGCCGGGGCGCCCTCCTGGGAGGAGGGGCCGGCCGATCTCCGGCTCGTGCCGCTCGCGGTGGCGGCCTGGGTGGCGGCGGCGATCGCGGTGGGGGTCGCCGGGTGGTGGACGGTGGCGGGCGTCGTGGTCTGTCTGCTGGGGGGCGGTCTCCTCCTGACGCCTGTGGCGGCTCGCTGGTTCGGCGGGACCGCCCGGCCCGATGAGGAGGGGGGCGGGGCCGCAGACGGGCCGACTCGGCCCGCAACCGCCGGGTGGCGGTTGCGGGCGACGGCGTTCGCCGGGGTGCTGCTGTGTGCCGCCGCCGGGGCCGCGTCGGCCGGGCTGCACGCGGCGGATCTGCGACGCGGGCCCGTACCGGAGCTGGCGCGGGAGTACGCGCGGGCCCAGCTGGAGGTGACGGTGACCTCCGATCCCCGGCTCACCCGGCCCCGGGTGCGGGGCAGCGAGACGGTGCCGGTCTCCGTCGTGCTGGACGGCGAGGTGACCCGCGCCGAGCGGTCGGACGGTACGGTCCACCGGACGAGGGCGCCGGTGCTGCTGATCGTGCCGCCGGGGGAGGGGCGGGCGGAGTGGATGCGGCTGCTGCCCTCCACGCGGCTGAAGGTCGGTGCCCGCCTCGCGCCGCCCTCGCGTCCCGGCGATCCCTTCGCCGCGGTGCTCAAGGTCAGTGGTGCGGGACCGCCTCGGATCGTCGGCCCGCCGAGCGCGATACAGCGGACGGCGGGGGAGCTGCGCGCCGGCCTGCGGAGGGCGACCGAAGGCCTTGACCCGGACGCGCGGGCCTTGTTGCCCGGCCTGGTCGTCGGGGACACCTCGCGGATCGGGTCCGAGCTGCGGGACGCCTTCGTGGCCACCGATCTCACCCATTTGCTCGCCGTGTCCGGCAGCAACCTCTCGGTGGTCCTGCTTCTGCTGGTCGGCCGTCCGGGGCGGGCTCATCAGGTGGAGCGCGGGGGGCTCGCGCCGCGGCTGGGGATGTCGCTACGGGTGACCGCGGTGGCCGGGGGAGCGTTGACACTCGCGTTCGTGGTGGTCTGCCGGCCCGACCCGAGCGTGCTGCGCGCCGCGGCCTGCGGACTTGTCGTGTTGCTCGCGGTCGGCACCGGTCGGCGGAGATCGCTGATCCCGGCGCTGGCCGCCGCCGTACTGATCCTGGTGCTCTACGACCCGTGGCTCGC is a window encoding:
- a CDS encoding ComEA family DNA-binding protein; the encoded protein is MLRDRTPVWVQTRIGLEPRALAALTVVLVVAAGLAGGYFWAGRPEPVRAPELVRAAPVAAAPAVPVAPATRAGPGAVPGRAAGGARVIVDVGGKVRRPGVLTLPAGSRVADALRAAGGAKPDADLTGLNRARVLFDGEQVLVGLPGLPGLPVGGSGSGSVGGSGAGGGSGGGGPGAPLSLNTATVEQLDTLPGVGPVLARHIVDHRAEHGGFRSVGELREVNGIGERRFAELERLVRP